The Streptomyces luteogriseus genome includes a window with the following:
- a CDS encoding ROK family transcriptional regulator, with product MAAGNGRTVRDLRRANRTAVLQRLYFDGPLSRFELGPATGLSSGSVSNVVADLVADGLVEEAGSVDSDGGRPRTLLRVAPGSGHMIGVDVGETRVRVELFDLTLTELARAERPLSPQRYEVEAIVDHIRHGIAEVLGTAGLAPERLLGVGIGVPGIVERTADRGALVHGQTIGWDAVPLEALLRAGSPLPDTVPYFIDNGAKTLGQAEMWFGAGRGARNAVVVLFGSGVGASLVTPDVEQGRAVEWGHLTVRVRGRRCRCGALGCLEAYAGAESLLARWREEGGRVPDGTDEETALTTMLAAAYPSEGAAADPVALAVLEETAEYLGAGLSDLINLFQPERILIGGWAGLALGSRFLPAVRRHAMSYALRHPAGKVTVDLGRLGPDAVTVGAAILPLADFFARGGRRPDPAPEYPLPAWRTAIQERTPR from the coding sequence ATGGCGGCGGGGAACGGGCGCACGGTACGCGATCTCAGGCGGGCCAACCGTACGGCCGTGTTGCAGAGGCTCTACTTCGACGGCCCGCTCAGCCGCTTCGAACTCGGCCCGGCGACCGGCCTGAGCTCCGGTTCCGTCAGCAATGTCGTCGCGGACCTGGTCGCCGACGGACTGGTCGAGGAAGCCGGCAGCGTCGACTCCGACGGCGGCCGCCCGCGCACCCTGCTGCGGGTCGCGCCCGGCAGCGGCCACATGATCGGCGTCGACGTCGGCGAGACCCGGGTCCGCGTCGAGCTCTTCGATCTCACCCTCACCGAACTCGCCCGCGCCGAGCGCCCGCTGTCGCCGCAGCGGTACGAGGTCGAGGCCATCGTCGACCACATCCGCCACGGCATCGCCGAGGTGCTGGGCACCGCGGGACTCGCGCCCGAACGGCTCCTCGGGGTGGGTATCGGCGTCCCTGGCATCGTCGAACGCACCGCGGACCGCGGCGCGCTGGTGCACGGTCAGACCATCGGCTGGGACGCCGTCCCGCTGGAGGCACTGCTCCGCGCCGGCTCCCCGCTGCCCGACACGGTCCCGTACTTCATCGACAACGGCGCCAAGACGCTGGGCCAGGCCGAGATGTGGTTCGGAGCCGGACGCGGCGCCCGCAACGCCGTCGTGGTGCTGTTCGGCTCCGGCGTCGGCGCCAGCCTCGTCACCCCCGACGTGGAGCAGGGCCGCGCCGTCGAGTGGGGGCACCTGACCGTACGCGTACGGGGCCGCCGCTGCCGGTGCGGGGCGCTCGGCTGTCTGGAGGCGTACGCGGGCGCCGAGTCGCTGCTCGCCCGCTGGCGGGAGGAGGGCGGCCGCGTCCCGGACGGTACCGACGAGGAGACCGCCCTCACCACGATGCTCGCCGCGGCCTACCCCTCCGAGGGCGCTGCCGCCGACCCCGTCGCGCTGGCCGTCCTGGAGGAGACCGCCGAGTACCTCGGGGCGGGCCTGTCCGACCTGATCAACCTCTTCCAGCCCGAGCGCATCCTCATCGGCGGCTGGGCGGGCCTGGCGCTCGGCTCCCGCTTCCTGCCCGCCGTACGCCGCCACGCCATGTCCTACGCACTGCGCCACCCGGCCGGGAAGGTGACCGTCGACCTCGGCCGGCTCGGACCCGACGCGGTCACGGTCGGCGCCGCGATCCTGCCGCTCGCCGACTTCTTCGCCCGTGGCGGACGCCGCCCCGACCCGGCACCGGAGTACCCGTTGCCGGCTTGGCGCACGGCGATTCAGGAGAGGACGCCGCGCTGA
- a CDS encoding SDR family oxidoreductase, translating into MSSATGMRVVVTGATGNVGTSVVRSLSQDPEVAAVLGLARRIPDWSPPKTDWAAVDLASERSDLVERFTDADAVVHLAWAFQPTHDPAATWRTNVLGSMRVFEAVAAAGVPALVHASSVGAYSPGPKDEAVDESWPTHGWPDAAYCREKAYLERALDTFERDHPGTRVVRMRPAFLFQRESASEQRRIFGGRFLPGPSARPELLPFLPDIPGLRVQALHTDDAANAYRLALRSDVRGAFNLAADPPVDARLLGEMFDARPVRLPRSAARAAVAAAWGLHLLPASPHLFDAVLRLPLMDCTRARTELGWRPEHTAPEVLEEFLLGLREGAGARTEPMRGRKVG; encoded by the coding sequence GTGAGCAGCGCAACGGGCATGAGGGTCGTCGTCACGGGCGCCACCGGCAACGTCGGCACGAGCGTGGTCCGCTCGTTGTCGCAGGACCCGGAGGTCGCCGCCGTACTGGGCCTGGCCCGGCGGATCCCCGACTGGTCGCCACCGAAGACTGACTGGGCCGCCGTCGATCTGGCCTCCGAGCGGTCCGACCTGGTGGAGCGGTTCACGGACGCCGACGCGGTGGTCCATCTGGCCTGGGCGTTCCAGCCGACGCACGACCCGGCCGCGACCTGGCGGACGAATGTGCTCGGCAGCATGCGCGTCTTCGAGGCGGTGGCCGCGGCGGGCGTGCCGGCGCTGGTGCACGCCTCGTCGGTCGGCGCGTACTCCCCCGGCCCGAAGGACGAGGCCGTGGACGAGTCGTGGCCGACGCACGGCTGGCCGGATGCCGCGTACTGCCGGGAGAAGGCCTATCTGGAGCGGGCGCTGGACACGTTCGAGCGCGACCACCCCGGGACGCGGGTGGTGCGGATGCGGCCCGCCTTCCTCTTCCAGCGGGAATCGGCGAGCGAGCAGCGCCGCATCTTCGGCGGTCGCTTCCTGCCCGGTCCGTCGGCCCGCCCGGAGCTGCTGCCCTTCCTGCCCGACATCCCGGGGCTGCGGGTGCAGGCACTGCACACGGACGACGCGGCGAACGCGTACCGGCTGGCGCTGCGCTCCGACGTCAGGGGCGCCTTCAACCTGGCGGCCGACCCACCGGTCGACGCGCGGTTGCTGGGCGAGATGTTCGACGCACGTCCGGTACGGCTGCCGCGCAGTGCGGCCCGGGCCGCGGTCGCCGCCGCCTGGGGGCTGCATCTGCTGCCCGCCTCCCCGCACCTGTTCGACGCGGTGCTGCGGCTGCCGTTGATGGACTGCACGCGTGCGCGCACGGAACTCGGCTGGCGGCCGGAGCACACCGCGCCCGAGGTGCTGGAGGAGTTCCTGCTGGGCCTCCGGGAGGGGGCGGGGGCGCGCACGGAGCCGATGCGGGGACGCAAAGTGGGCTGA
- a CDS encoding FUSC family protein: protein MRSAWNAARAAWRGPGRERDLVVQSLKAAGAAVLAWLVGGVWMGDPLALMAPWVALVLVQATVFSSLVQGARQFGAICVGTLVASGAQAITDDTTGALALSVPVLMLLANWPRFGDQGIYAATTALFTISSGMVSLSAVGHRVGQAAIGAVIGVAVNALVLPPIHLRDVRENLAALAREAGEVLHTVAGDLREGEWDAETASGWVSASNRLDHRLKALRSARRWSQESLRLTYAPLRALHRVPHQGALPAVDEDERLSRVSGHVATLTRALAVSVDDKRTPAPPEGPALRSYARLLELIGDALCAEADSLLDGGATARPDEETEKDMQDLHEELQDKLRRHAGEGAARTAVLGTLLLQAENLWAETVPGDREE, encoded by the coding sequence ATGCGGAGTGCCTGGAACGCCGCGCGGGCGGCGTGGCGCGGGCCCGGCCGGGAGCGGGACCTGGTCGTCCAGTCGCTGAAGGCGGCCGGGGCCGCGGTGCTCGCCTGGCTGGTGGGCGGCGTCTGGATGGGGGACCCGCTGGCGCTGATGGCGCCCTGGGTGGCGCTGGTGCTGGTGCAGGCCACGGTCTTCAGCTCCCTGGTGCAGGGGGCGCGGCAGTTCGGCGCGATCTGCGTCGGCACGCTGGTGGCCTCGGGGGCCCAGGCGATCACCGACGACACGACGGGCGCGCTCGCCCTGTCCGTGCCGGTGCTGATGCTGCTCGCGAACTGGCCCCGCTTCGGTGACCAGGGCATCTACGCGGCGACCACGGCCCTGTTCACCATCTCCTCGGGCATGGTGAGCCTGTCGGCCGTCGGGCACCGCGTGGGGCAGGCCGCGATCGGCGCCGTCATCGGCGTCGCCGTCAACGCGCTCGTGCTGCCGCCGATCCATCTGCGGGACGTACGGGAGAACCTGGCGGCGCTCGCCCGGGAGGCCGGGGAGGTGCTGCACACGGTCGCCGGCGATCTGCGCGAGGGCGAGTGGGACGCTGAGACCGCCTCCGGCTGGGTCAGCGCCTCGAACCGGCTGGACCACCGCCTGAAAGCGCTGCGCTCGGCGCGCCGGTGGAGCCAGGAGAGCCTGCGCCTGACCTACGCCCCGCTGCGCGCCCTGCACCGCGTGCCGCACCAGGGCGCGCTGCCGGCGGTGGACGAGGACGAGCGGCTCAGCCGGGTCAGCGGGCACGTCGCCACGCTGACCCGGGCGCTCGCGGTGTCCGTGGACGACAAGCGGACGCCCGCCCCGCCCGAGGGTCCGGCGCTGCGCTCGTACGCGCGTCTGCTGGAGCTGATCGGGGACGCGCTGTGCGCCGAGGCGGACAGTCTGCTCGACGGCGGTGCGACCGCCCGGCCGGACGAGGAGACCGAGAAGGACATGCAGGACCTGCACGAGGAGCTGCAGGACAAGCTGCGCCGGCACGCCGGGGAGGGAGCCGCCCGCACGGCGGTCCTGGGCACGCTGCTGCTCCAGGCGGAGAATCTCTGGGCCGAGACGGTCCCGGGCGACCGGGAGGAGTGA
- a CDS encoding HAD family hydrolase — protein sequence MGSAGRAAVFDVDGTLVDTNHLHVVAWWEAFRQAGHDVPMHAVHRAVGLPSTDLVAHLLGEDRDTGQDADISAGHKALYGQYFDRLPALPGAGDLLRRLHRDGWTVVLATSAGGAELGALRRAIDADEAISATASADDVDEGKPAPEPVEHALELAGAPAERAVFVGDTVWDMRAGSRAGVRCLGVLCGGIPRADLEEAGADAVYAGPAHLLSALDDGSLS from the coding sequence ATGGGAAGCGCGGGACGGGCGGCCGTGTTCGACGTCGACGGCACACTGGTCGACACCAACCATCTGCATGTCGTGGCCTGGTGGGAGGCCTTCCGACAGGCGGGTCACGATGTGCCGATGCACGCCGTTCACCGGGCCGTTGGCCTGCCGTCGACCGATCTGGTCGCCCATCTGCTGGGCGAGGACCGGGACACCGGCCAGGACGCCGACATCAGCGCCGGTCACAAGGCTCTGTACGGACAGTACTTCGACCGGCTGCCCGCACTGCCGGGGGCAGGGGACCTGCTGCGGCGGCTGCACCGGGACGGCTGGACGGTGGTGCTGGCCACCTCGGCGGGCGGCGCGGAGCTCGGGGCGCTGCGCCGGGCCATCGACGCGGACGAGGCCATCAGCGCCACGGCGAGCGCCGACGACGTCGACGAGGGCAAGCCGGCCCCCGAGCCGGTGGAGCACGCCCTGGAGCTGGCCGGGGCGCCGGCGGAGCGGGCGGTGTTCGTCGGCGACACCGTGTGGGACATGCGCGCGGGCAGCAGGGCCGGGGTGCGCTGCCTCGGCGTGCTGTGCGGCGGCATCCCGCGCGCCGACCTGGAGGAGGCCGGCGCGGACGCGGTCTACGCCGGCCCCGCGCACCTGCTGTCCGCCCTCGATGACGGTTCACTGTCATGA
- a CDS encoding PHP domain-containing protein has product MDPVEALDRIAFLLERSLAPTYRVRAFRTAARVLKDLGGDEVRRRAADGSLEKLKGVGPKTAQVAREALAGEVPGYLDKLEREAHEQPAVRGGEKLRALLRGDCHLHSDWSDGGSPIEEMGRAAAELGHEWAALTDHSPRLTVARGLSPERLREQLDVVAGLNESWAPFRLLTGIECDILEDGTLDQEPELLDRLDVVVVSVHSKLRMDARSMTRRMVAAVRDPHSDVLGHCTGRLVTGRGRPESEFDADEVFAALAETGTALEINSRPERLDPPRRLLRRAVDAGVLFSVDTDAHAPGQLDWQINGCARAEECGVPPERVVTTWSLDELLAWTRERRVPEGVAGA; this is encoded by the coding sequence ATGGACCCCGTCGAGGCACTGGACCGGATCGCCTTCCTGCTGGAGCGGTCCCTGGCACCGACCTACCGCGTGCGCGCCTTCCGTACGGCGGCCCGCGTGCTGAAGGACCTGGGCGGGGACGAGGTGCGTCGACGGGCGGCGGACGGGTCGCTGGAGAAGCTCAAGGGGGTCGGTCCGAAGACGGCGCAGGTGGCGCGGGAGGCGCTGGCCGGCGAGGTCCCGGGCTATCTGGACAAGCTGGAGCGCGAGGCGCACGAGCAGCCCGCCGTGCGGGGCGGGGAGAAGCTGCGGGCGCTGCTGCGCGGGGACTGCCATCTGCACTCCGACTGGTCGGACGGCGGCAGCCCGATCGAGGAGATGGGCCGCGCCGCCGCGGAGCTGGGCCACGAGTGGGCGGCGCTGACCGACCACTCGCCGCGGCTGACGGTGGCCCGCGGGCTGTCGCCCGAACGGCTGCGGGAGCAACTGGACGTGGTGGCCGGGCTGAACGAGAGCTGGGCGCCCTTCCGGCTGCTGACCGGCATCGAGTGCGACATCCTCGAGGACGGCACCCTCGATCAGGAACCGGAGCTGCTGGACCGGCTCGACGTGGTGGTGGTGTCGGTGCACTCCAAGCTGCGCATGGACGCCAGGTCGATGACCCGGCGGATGGTCGCCGCCGTACGTGATCCGCACTCCGACGTGCTCGGGCACTGCACGGGACGGCTGGTGACCGGGCGGGGGCGGCCCGAGTCGGAGTTCGACGCGGACGAGGTGTTCGCGGCACTCGCCGAGACGGGCACGGCCCTGGAGATCAACAGCAGGCCGGAGCGGCTGGACCCGCCGCGGCGGCTGCTGCGCCGGGCCGTGGACGCGGGGGTGCTGTTCTCCGTCGACACCGACGCGCACGCGCCGGGACAGCTGGACTGGCAGATCAACGGGTGCGCGCGGGCGGAGGAGTGCGGGGTGCCGCCGGAGCGGGTGGTGACCACGTGGTCCCTCGACGAGCTGCTGGCCTGGACCCGTGAACGGCGGGTCCCGGAGGGCGTGGCGGGCGCCTGA
- a CDS encoding SDR family oxidoreductase: protein MSAPSASPGKVAVITGADSGIGRATAVRLAQAGMDIGITYHSDRKGAEETAGEVRSHGRRAEVARMDLTRLPDAADTVDDLCERLGRIDVLVNNAGTGTMTPFLDLELSDVREVLDVDLVGPFLCGQKAARHMIAHGEGGRIVNVTSVHEHQPRAGAAPYCAAKGGLGLLTQVMALELAEHRITVNAVAPGEISTPMTGQEDTDPHTESRPGIPLGRPGDAREVAAVIAFLAGPDASYVTGASWSVDGGMLRMGPQAGSHLSGHDWRRP from the coding sequence ATGTCCGCCCCCAGCGCGTCACCCGGCAAGGTCGCCGTGATCACCGGCGCCGACTCCGGCATCGGCCGCGCCACGGCCGTACGCCTGGCGCAGGCGGGCATGGATATCGGCATCACCTATCACAGCGACCGCAAGGGCGCGGAGGAGACGGCCGGCGAAGTGCGCTCGCACGGGCGGCGGGCCGAGGTCGCCCGGATGGACCTCACCCGGCTGCCCGACGCCGCCGACACCGTCGACGACCTGTGCGAGCGGCTCGGCCGCATCGACGTGCTGGTCAACAACGCCGGGACCGGCACCATGACGCCCTTCCTCGACCTGGAGCTGTCCGACGTGCGCGAGGTCCTGGACGTAGATCTCGTGGGGCCGTTCCTGTGCGGGCAGAAGGCGGCCCGGCACATGATCGCGCACGGCGAGGGGGGCCGGATCGTCAACGTCACGTCGGTCCACGAACACCAGCCGCGGGCGGGCGCCGCCCCTTACTGCGCGGCCAAGGGCGGTCTCGGCCTGCTCACCCAGGTCATGGCGCTCGAACTGGCCGAGCACCGCATCACCGTCAACGCGGTCGCGCCCGGCGAGATCTCCACGCCCATGACCGGGCAGGAGGACACCGACCCGCACACCGAGAGCCGCCCGGGCATCCCGCTCGGCCGGCCCGGCGACGCCCGCGAGGTCGCCGCCGTCATCGCCTTCCTCGCCGGCCCGGACGCCTCGTACGTCACCGGCGCGTCCTGGAGCGTCGACGGCGGCATGCTCCGGATGGGCCCGCAGGCCGGTTCACACCTGTCCGGTCACGACTGGCGCCGCCCCTGA
- a CDS encoding VanZ family protein: MASAASRPRTTGSGSERRPLPWPARLLAMLCAFTFMVAFAVVLARLTLQPSPASEALTHSNLQPGSSLKAYLDQPELRDAFKQIGGNILLGIPFGILVPVVAPRTRGILRVLLLTAIVMLLVEFAQGALVTGRAFDIDDVILNTTGALIGYLLLGRRLSRAVHARKPRAGRAGKEPSADEV; the protein is encoded by the coding sequence ATGGCCAGTGCAGCCTCACGTCCCCGGACCACCGGGTCCGGGAGCGAGCGACGCCCGCTCCCGTGGCCCGCCCGGCTGCTGGCGATGCTGTGCGCGTTCACGTTCATGGTGGCCTTCGCCGTGGTGCTGGCCCGGCTGACCCTGCAGCCCTCACCCGCCTCGGAAGCGCTGACCCACAGCAATCTGCAGCCGGGCAGTTCCCTGAAGGCCTACCTCGACCAGCCCGAACTGCGGGACGCCTTCAAGCAGATCGGCGGCAACATCCTGCTGGGCATTCCCTTCGGCATCCTCGTGCCCGTGGTCGCCCCCCGCACCCGCGGCATCCTGCGCGTGCTGCTCCTCACCGCGATCGTGATGCTCCTGGTGGAGTTCGCCCAGGGCGCCCTGGTCACCGGCCGCGCCTTCGACATCGACGACGTCATCCTCAACACGACGGGCGCGCTGATCGGCTACCTGCTCCTGGGCCGTCGCCTCAGCAGGGCCGTGCACGCGCGCAAGCCGCGCGCGGGCCGGGCGGGGAAGGAACCGTCGGCCGACGAGGTCTAG
- a CDS encoding DUF4230 domain-containing protein, whose amino-acid sequence MTTPVKRLPRRMPGWAKVVAALVLVLVVFFAGLRLSVLPGLKDLFGTETHDRSGPALLKSIQDISRYDAASGNFQVVVDLEKDAKLLPDAIRGTRTLYVGAGTVDAYVDLGKIGENDVKVNGDRTSATLRLPHAQLGKPALDPDRSYAVSKQRGLFDRLGDLFSDNPNGEQAVQKLAVRHIGDAAKESELTARAESNTTGMLEGLLRSLGFKEVRVSYGS is encoded by the coding sequence ATGACGACTCCCGTCAAGCGCCTCCCCAGGCGCATGCCCGGCTGGGCGAAGGTGGTGGCCGCACTCGTGCTGGTGCTGGTCGTGTTCTTCGCCGGGCTCCGGCTGAGCGTGCTCCCGGGTTTGAAGGACCTGTTCGGCACCGAGACGCACGACCGGTCCGGTCCCGCGCTGCTGAAGTCCATCCAGGACATCAGCCGCTACGACGCCGCCTCCGGCAACTTCCAGGTCGTCGTGGACCTGGAAAAGGATGCCAAGCTCCTGCCCGACGCGATCCGCGGCACCCGCACCCTGTACGTGGGCGCCGGCACCGTCGACGCCTATGTCGACCTGGGCAAGATCGGCGAGAACGACGTGAAGGTCAACGGCGACCGCACGTCCGCCACGCTCCGGCTGCCGCACGCGCAGCTGGGCAAGCCCGCCCTCGACCCCGACCGCTCCTACGCGGTCTCCAAGCAGCGTGGTCTCTTCGACCGCCTCGGCGACCTCTTCTCGGACAACCCCAACGGGGAGCAGGCCGTGCAGAAGCTCGCGGTGCGGCACATCGGCGACGCGGCGAAGGAGAGCGAGCTGACCGCGCGCGCCGAGTCGAACACCACCGGCATGCTCGAAGGCCTGCTGCGCTCCCTTGGCTTCAAGGAGGTGCGTGTCTCGTACGGGAGCTGA
- a CDS encoding anti-sigma factor antagonist translates to MRQEPAPLTRHLRVRQERGHTVLEFRGEIDLAAAAEISPHLDRETDRPAARIVIDLSRIDFFDCSGLRLLYRARSRVLDRRGHVLLVCAHPLTLRVLRITGLSRLLPPQPTLDAALEQPEATSRP, encoded by the coding sequence GTGCGGCAGGAACCTGCACCGCTCACCCGGCATCTGCGCGTCCGTCAGGAACGGGGACACACGGTGCTGGAGTTCCGCGGCGAGATCGACCTCGCCGCGGCCGCGGAGATCTCCCCGCACCTGGACCGGGAGACCGACCGCCCCGCCGCCCGGATCGTGATCGACCTCAGCCGGATCGACTTCTTCGACTGCTCGGGACTGCGACTGCTGTACCGGGCCCGCAGCCGGGTGCTCGACCGGCGGGGCCATGTGCTCCTCGTCTGCGCGCACCCGCTGACGCTGCGCGTCCTGCGGATCACCGGCCTGTCCCGGCTGCTGCCTCCGCAGCCGACGCTGGACGCCGCCCTGGAGCAGCCCGAGGCGACGTCCCGCCCCTGA
- a CDS encoding MarR family winged helix-turn-helix transcriptional regulator: MLDTPVTKASPSLLYMVKQVELVVRSHLDELVRPSGITALQYTALTVLERHDGLSAAQLARDSFVTAQSIADLVRSLEGRGLVLRERNPRNRRELLILLTDSGRELLARHAGPVRELEERMVHDLTAHQTEQFRQALTKAWHALS, translated from the coding sequence ATGCTCGACACACCGGTGACCAAGGCGTCCCCCTCCCTGCTCTACATGGTCAAGCAGGTGGAGCTCGTCGTGCGCTCCCATCTGGACGAGCTGGTCAGACCCTCCGGGATCACCGCTCTGCAGTACACGGCGCTGACCGTGCTCGAACGGCACGACGGGCTGTCCGCGGCCCAGCTGGCGCGCGACTCCTTCGTCACCGCCCAGTCCATCGCGGACCTGGTCCGTTCCCTGGAGGGCCGCGGACTCGTGCTCCGGGAGCGCAATCCCCGCAACCGCCGGGAGCTGCTGATCCTGCTCACCGACTCCGGCCGTGAGCTGCTGGCCCGGCATGCCGGGCCCGTCCGGGAACTGGAGGAGCGGATGGTGCACGACCTCACCGCGCACCAGACCGAGCAGTTCCGTCAAGCGCTCACCAAGGCCTGGCACGCCCTGTCGTAG
- a CDS encoding aldehyde dehydrogenase family protein, whose product MTTFESTPGQLFIGGRWHEAADGARTEVIDPSRGRAVTTVAEAGPADVDAAVRAAREAFDDGAWSGLSGRERGRVLQRVAQLIRENADELAALESLDVGKPITLCGAVDVTNAANDYEYYAHLAQSQDGALRDLPMNALAYTKREPLGVVAAITPFNFPLILAGSKLAPALAAGNTVVHKPADETPLSALYMARLLQEAGVPDGVVNVVTGTGPVAGEALLRHRGVDKVAFTGSTAIGRHVASVAGEALKPVTMELGGNAAHIVFEDADLEKAVGSVIKGFVFNTGQFCMGGPRLLVARSVYPTLLGILAEAVPGVPVGDPRDPATVIGPMAAEKHLKKVEEYVALARLEGARIVCGGERLDLDGGYYYKPTVIADLANDSRVIQEEIFGPVLTVQPFDDEDEAVALANSTPYGLASGVQTSHLARAHRVADRLQAGIVWINDWAMLDPAVPFGGVKDSGYGREYGPEALAGYTKVKSVVVSLD is encoded by the coding sequence ATGACCACCTTCGAGAGCACACCCGGGCAGCTGTTCATCGGGGGCCGCTGGCACGAGGCCGCGGACGGGGCGCGCACCGAGGTGATCGACCCCTCCCGGGGCAGGGCCGTCACCACCGTCGCCGAGGCGGGCCCCGCCGACGTCGACGCGGCCGTACGCGCCGCCCGCGAGGCCTTCGACGACGGCGCATGGTCCGGACTGAGCGGCCGCGAGCGCGGCCGGGTGCTGCAGCGCGTCGCGCAGCTGATCCGGGAGAACGCCGACGAGCTCGCCGCACTGGAGAGCCTCGACGTCGGCAAGCCGATCACGCTGTGCGGCGCGGTCGACGTCACCAACGCCGCCAACGACTACGAGTACTACGCCCATCTCGCCCAGAGCCAGGACGGGGCACTGCGCGATCTCCCCATGAACGCCCTCGCCTACACCAAGCGCGAGCCCCTGGGCGTGGTCGCCGCGATCACCCCGTTCAACTTCCCACTGATCCTGGCCGGTTCGAAGCTCGCCCCGGCGCTGGCGGCCGGCAACACGGTCGTCCACAAGCCGGCCGACGAGACACCGCTCAGCGCCCTGTACATGGCCCGGCTGCTCCAGGAGGCCGGCGTCCCCGACGGCGTGGTCAACGTCGTGACCGGCACCGGCCCGGTGGCGGGGGAGGCGCTGCTGCGGCACCGGGGTGTGGACAAGGTCGCCTTCACCGGTTCCACAGCGATCGGCCGGCACGTGGCGAGCGTCGCCGGGGAGGCGCTGAAGCCCGTCACCATGGAACTCGGCGGGAACGCCGCCCACATCGTCTTCGAGGACGCCGACCTGGAGAAGGCGGTCGGCTCGGTCATCAAGGGATTCGTCTTCAACACCGGCCAGTTCTGCATGGGTGGCCCGCGCCTGCTGGTGGCCCGCTCGGTGTACCCGACCCTGCTCGGCATCCTCGCCGAGGCCGTGCCCGGTGTGCCGGTCGGCGACCCCCGCGACCCGGCCACGGTCATCGGCCCGATGGCCGCAGAGAAGCACCTGAAGAAGGTCGAGGAGTACGTCGCCCTGGCCCGCCTGGAGGGCGCCCGCATCGTCTGCGGCGGCGAGCGGCTCGACCTCGACGGCGGCTACTACTACAAGCCCACCGTCATCGCCGACCTGGCGAACGACTCCCGGGTGATCCAGGAGGAGATCTTCGGGCCGGTCCTCACCGTGCAGCCCTTCGACGACGAGGACGAGGCCGTCGCCCTCGCCAACTCCACGCCGTACGGCCTGGCCTCGGGCGTCCAGACCAGCCACCTCGCCCGCGCCCACCGGGTCGCCGACCGGCTCCAGGCCGGCATCGTCTGGATCAACGACTGGGCGATGCTCGACCCCGCGGTGCCCTTCGGCGGGGTGAAGGACTCCGGCTACGGCCGCGAGTACGGGCCCGAGGCACTCGCCGGTTACACCAAGGTCAAGTCCGTCGTCGTCTCGCTCGACTGA
- a CDS encoding NAD(P)-dependent alcohol dehydrogenase: protein MSTPTRAAVVESGGAPFTLSDVVLDAPGPHEALVRMVATGLCHTDLGVASGGLPFPLPGVLGHEGAGVVEAVGPAVTGVAPGDHVLLSFTSCGDCRNCRGGHPAYCATWLPLNLLGGGRADGTSTISRDGVSLGGHFFGQSSFAELALADERSLVKVDPDVPLESIAPLGCGVQTGVGAVWNVLKPETGGTVVVLGAGAVGLSAVMAAALSPATRIVAVDRVAERLALAAELGATHTVDTSGTDLLRALAEITGGQGADGVVETTGHVGVLRQGVDALAARGTLVVVGAPPFGTEVALDVNGLLGGKRIVGLTLGDSETRTMIPALVHLVKNGRLPLHRLIGTYPFEDIDRAVQDMRSGKTIKPVLTF from the coding sequence ATGTCCACACCCACCCGAGCCGCGGTCGTCGAGTCCGGCGGCGCGCCCTTCACCCTCTCCGACGTCGTCCTCGACGCGCCGGGCCCGCACGAGGCGCTGGTCCGCATGGTCGCCACCGGCCTGTGCCACACCGACCTGGGGGTGGCGAGCGGCGGACTGCCCTTCCCGCTGCCCGGTGTCCTGGGCCACGAGGGCGCGGGCGTCGTCGAAGCCGTCGGCCCCGCCGTCACCGGCGTCGCGCCGGGCGACCACGTGCTGCTCTCCTTCACCTCCTGCGGCGACTGCCGCAACTGCCGCGGCGGGCATCCCGCGTACTGCGCGACCTGGCTGCCGCTGAACCTGCTCGGCGGCGGCCGGGCCGACGGGACGAGCACGATCAGCCGGGACGGCGTGAGCCTGGGCGGCCACTTCTTCGGCCAGTCCTCCTTCGCGGAGCTGGCGCTGGCCGACGAGCGCAGCCTGGTCAAGGTCGACCCGGATGTGCCGCTGGAGTCGATCGCCCCGCTGGGCTGCGGCGTGCAGACCGGGGTCGGGGCCGTGTGGAACGTCCTGAAGCCGGAGACCGGCGGCACGGTCGTCGTCCTGGGGGCCGGAGCGGTCGGCCTGTCGGCGGTGATGGCGGCCGCCCTGTCCCCGGCCACCAGGATCGTCGCCGTCGACCGGGTCGCCGAACGCCTGGCCCTCGCGGCGGAGCTGGGCGCCACCCACACCGTCGACACGAGCGGGACGGACCTTCTCCGGGCCCTCGCGGAGATCACCGGCGGGCAGGGCGCGGACGGGGTGGTGGAGACCACCGGCCATGTCGGTGTCCTGCGGCAGGGCGTCGACGCGCTCGCCGCCCGCGGCACCCTGGTCGTCGTCGGCGCCCCGCCCTTCGGTACCGAGGTCGCCCTGGACGTCAACGGCCTCCTCGGCGGCAAGCGGATCGTCGGTCTCACCCTCGGCGACAGCGAGACCCGGACCATGATCCCGGCCCTGGTCCACCTGGTGAAGAACGGCCGGCTCCCGCTGCACCGCCTGATCGGCACCTACCCCTTCGAGGACATCGACCGGGCGGTCCAGGACATGCGGTCCGGCAAGACGATCAAGCCGGTCCTGACGTTCTGA